The genomic stretch GTCGGCGTGCCCTCGTCGTCGAGGGTCACCGTGACCCTGCCGGTCTCGTAGCGGTCGTCCTGCATGACATGACGGGTATCGAATCCGTTGAGATCCAACAGGTTCATGATTTCTCTGCCGGCGGCATCATTGCCGATGCGGCTGATCAAAGAAACCGGTTCACCGATTTTCTGCAGGTGATAGGCGAAGTTGAAAGGGGCACCGCCGATGCGCCTGTAACCTGGAAATATATCGACTAGAATTTCACCGACAGATGTAATCATACGCGTTGGCCACTGGGGCTCCCCATTTCTTGTGTTTGTTGTGTTTGTTGTGTTCGTTGAGTTCGTTGCGCTTGTTGCGTTTGTTGAGTCATACCTGCCAACCCAATTAACCCAAGCAGTGAACGTTTATGCTCGCATCAGTAGGTTTAACACAAATAGCTATAGCGGTAAAGGTCTTCAAAATTCGGAGGTCCGAGATCAGAAGCCAGAAGGGATAAATACCTGCGTTACATGGCTGCATGCGATTAGCAGTGTAGTCGAGGGCATTGCCAGCATCGCCAGCAGCGATGCCCACGACCTCATCGACATCGGCAAGCATTGGAGCGTTCCGGCTGACGGCGCAAAAGCACTGCGGCTGGTTTCTTGACTTCAAGGTTGCAGCCTTGAGGTTATGGAAGCGGTTACAGGCCTTCCAGTTTGGCAATGATGTCGGACATGACCTCGTTCGCTCCGCCTCCGATGGCGTTCAAACGCATGTCCCGAAACGCCCGGCTGACGCGCATTTCATTCATGTAGCCGGAGCCGCCGAACATCTGCAGGCAACCGCTGGAGATCCTGCAGCTCAATTGGCCGACCAGCAGTTTTCCCATGGAAACTTCCCGGGTCACATCCTGATGCGCCATTTTCATTCTGACGATGTGATAGGTCAACTGCTGCAGGCACTCCAGCTCCGTGAGCCATTGGGCAATACGGTGCCTAAGGACCTGTTTGACAATCAAGGGTTTGCCGAAAACAATCCGCTTTCTGAGGTGATCCACCGTGAGGGCAATCAGGTCTCTCAAAGCGACATAGGTGGTTGGCAAAGCGCTGAAGCGTTCATGCTGGAACTGCTTCATTTGAATAATGAACCCCTCCCGTTCATCACCGATAAGATTTTTTGCCGGAATCCTGAGGTTGTCCAAGAAAAGTTCGGCCGTATCGCTGCTGCGCATGCCCAGCTTGTCCAGCTTTCTGCTGACGGAAAATCCGGCGGAATCCGTAGGGACCACGAAGAGTCCGAAGGAGTGGTATCCCGGATCTTCGCTGGTTCTGGCCAGCAGGGTTAAAAAGTCGGCCTGGGTGCCGTTGGTGATGAAGGTTTTGGACCCGTTGATGACAAATTCA from Deltaproteobacteria bacterium encodes the following:
- a CDS encoding acyl-CoA dehydrogenase family protein; translated protein: MGKQTYFTKEHDQVRRAVYDFIKKEINPYIDDWEENGKIPLHDLFKKMGDLGFLGIRYDPRYGGQGLDYWYETVLLEELGHIECGGVAMAIAVQTNMATPAIAEFGSEYLKETYLRSAIAGEMVGSIAVTEPDAGSDVGAMRTTAQRDGDEFVINGSKTFITNGTQADFLTLLARTSEDPGYHSFGLFVVPTDSAGFSVSRKLDKLGMRSSDTAELFLDNLRIPAKNLIGDEREGFIIQMKQFQHERFSALPTTYVALRDLIALTVDHLRKRIVFGKPLIVKQVLRHRIAQWLTELECLQQLTYHIVRMKMAHQDVTREVSMGKLLVGQLSCRISSGCLQMFGGSGYMNEMRVSRAFRDMRLNAIGGGANEVMSDIIAKLEGL